The genome window GGTGCAGCACTGGCCGTGCTTCGAGCCGTACATAGACGAGCGCCGCGATGTGGAGCTCGCCCTGGACGAGCTGGAAGTGACCCGGAACGTGGTCTCGCGCAACCGGGCCCTGTCCCAGGCGGTCCTCGCGCAGGCCGAGCGCGCTTCCGCCAATCTCCTGGAGATCCTCGGCGCGGGCGGTGACGTGCCCTCCGCCCGCCGGCTGCCCGTCGACGCGGTCGAGGACCTGGTGGGCGACCGGTACGCGGACGTGGTCGCCGTCCACCCGGACCGGGTACGGCTGCTGCGGCAGTTCCCCGCCGAGGACATCTTCGGCGGTGCCCGCCGCCTGGACGCCATCGGCATCGGCCTCAACCTGCTGGTGCAGAACTTCTCCGGGCGGCGGCTGGTGCGGCTCGCCGAGTCCGGCTGCCGGGTGCGGCTGCTGTTCCTCAACCCGGCCTCCAGCGCGGTCAAACGGCGCGAGCGGGAGCTAGGCATCAGGAAGGGCGAGCTGAGCCGCGCGGTCGAGATGAACATCCTGCACATGCGCCGGGTGCGCTCGAAGCTGCGCGACCCGGGCGCCTTCGAGATCCAGGTCTTCGACGAAACCCCTCGTTTCACCGCGTACCTGGTGAACGGGGACGGCTCGGACGGCATCGCGGTCGTGCAGTCCTATCTGCGGCGCACCCGCGGTATGGAGGCGCCGGTGCTGGTGCTGCGGGGCGGCAGCCGGGTCGTCAAGTCGGACGAAGTCGAGGAGAACGGGCTCTTCCCCACCTACCGGGAGGAGTTCGAACTGGCTTGGGCCGATTCGCGTCCGGTGTCCTGAACTGTCCCATGGTGCCGACCGGAAGCGGAATCCGGTCCTCGGATTGTCAGTGGCGCATGCGAGGGTGGAGGCCACTGGGGGAAAGCACCACCACGAAGGGGGGCCGCCATGGCCTGGCACCGAGAGCTGCTGATCGGCTTCGACCTGGAGACGACCGGGACGGATCCGTATGAGGCGCGCATCGTCACGGGGGCGGTGATCGAGGTCAAGGACGGGGAGCCGCTCGGCCGCCGCGACTGGCTGGCGGATCCGGGCGTGGAGATTCCGGCCGACGCGGTCGCGGTGCACGGGATCAGCAACGAGCGGGCGATGGCCGAGGGCCGCCCGGCCGACCGGGTCGCGGACGCGATCGCCGAGGTCCTGGTGGCGTACTGGCGGACGGGAGTCCCTGTCGTCGCCTACAACGCGGCCTTCGACCTCACCCTGCTCTCCGCCGAGCTGCGACGGCACGGACTGCCGTCCCTGCGCGAACGTCTGGGGGGCCTCGCCCCGGCCCCGGTCATCGACCCGTACACGATCGACCGCTGGGCCGACCGCTACCGCCGGGGCAAGCGCAACCTGGAAGCGGTGTGCGCGGAGTACGGTGTGGCGCTGGAGTCCGCGCACAACGCGGGCGCGGACGCGCTGGCCGCCGCCCGGCTGGCCGCGGCGATAGCCGGCCGCCACCCGAAGGTCGCGGCCCTCGGCCCGGCGGAGCTGCACCGCAGCCAGATCGAGTGGTACGCGGACTGGGCGGCGGACTTCCAGGAGTTCCTGCGCGCCAAGGGCGACGCGGAGGCGGTGGTGGACGGTACGTGGCCGCTGCGGGAGGCGGTGGACGGGAGGGTCTGAGACGGGCGGGGCGTTCGCCTTCAGGAACCGGTGGGTGCCGCGGTCCCGCGCATGGTGTCCTTCTCGGTTCCGGCGTGATGCGCGGAGGCGGGGCCGTGCGCCGGGTCCGGTGCGGCCGTTCGGCGGGCGCGCTCGACGGACTGGCCCCAGTAGGTTCCGGCGACCATCAGGGCCGCGCCGAGGCCGGTGAGCGGGGTGAGGTGGTCGCCGCCGAGGACGACGCCCACGGCCACGGCCCACACGGGCTCCGTGCCGAGC of Streptomyces cynarae contains these proteins:
- a CDS encoding SAV2148 family HEPN domain-containing protein encodes the protein MGSGGLELPPGDEGHEGNSADVPPGAVSLARPMEMGSIGPELDWDADAWREVRTRAQRAGRAYIWLNLVEQRLRAVVAAVLRPIYEPVHGDDWVVAAAGPAGQEWVQRAVAVREVSRRKGYLLDPADDNVLSFLTLPQLRELMVQHWPCFEPYIDERRDVELALDELEVTRNVVSRNRALSQAVLAQAERASANLLEILGAGGDVPSARRLPVDAVEDLVGDRYADVVAVHPDRVRLLRQFPAEDIFGGARRLDAIGIGLNLLVQNFSGRRLVRLAESGCRVRLLFLNPASSAVKRRERELGIRKGELSRAVEMNILHMRRVRSKLRDPGAFEIQVFDETPRFTAYLVNGDGSDGIAVVQSYLRRTRGMEAPVLVLRGGSRVVKSDEVEENGLFPTYREEFELAWADSRPVS
- a CDS encoding 3'-5' exonuclease — protein: MAWHRELLIGFDLETTGTDPYEARIVTGAVIEVKDGEPLGRRDWLADPGVEIPADAVAVHGISNERAMAEGRPADRVADAIAEVLVAYWRTGVPVVAYNAAFDLTLLSAELRRHGLPSLRERLGGLAPAPVIDPYTIDRWADRYRRGKRNLEAVCAEYGVALESAHNAGADALAAARLAAAIAGRHPKVAALGPAELHRSQIEWYADWAADFQEFLRAKGDAEAVVDGTWPLREAVDGRV